The following are from one region of the Gossypium hirsutum isolate 1008001.06 chromosome D03, Gossypium_hirsutum_v2.1, whole genome shotgun sequence genome:
- the LOC107950464 gene encoding uncharacterized protein — MDKASPDCPYPGCFFCVMKEGNPSKRRASILKFFRDLPSQDDDGQVLPISGLWNTAMAHPNDPEFIELGIFECMSALIWKGLKNRRWLSHDQNIYIPYYAAHIIGSYTMNMEEFAESAVHAGVIPPLVELLRGRLTWVEQRVAVRALGHLATYTSTFPSVASHGEILEVAIQLAMSSLEIVYSHFYQYVDRRLSYHCDLLTRGMGGVEMESRKAEEWASQLQCWSLQLINCFAFKPEFLPTICKPEFLVKLPGMWGGLVNENSPAGIGLLRTICHHKIGRGSVASCPGIIEALVNIACSSDDWQYMAIDCLLWLLQDPSTCHKVIDKAVPALVDLAEITTLGDHKKLGDTIVNVLQECLQSQGTGRSSVSNRTKELIEELLSSRQRLKWEKNIPKEDLHIKQAAALVVKLEGNSLFSSGNIAGAASKYSEALSLCPMRSKKERVVLYSNRAQCHLLLQQPLAAISDATRALCLHNPLNCHAKSLWRRAQAYDMLGLAKESLLDAILFINECSQSNDPDLSLRQNKVPDYAERLVKKQMRAAWLFREAAIKLGGVHCEGDAGDMYGQDTDDSEWETASESDIGNDGRDEMGDEDDDDSEWKNEDERKAKFKKPSMKDIKHGFNVQVTEDEP, encoded by the exons ATGGATAAGGCATCTCCAGATTGTCCGTACCCCGGGTGCTTTTTCTGTGTCATGAAGGAAGGAAACCCGAGCAAGCGCAGAGCCAGTATTCTGAAATTCTTTCGAGATCTTCCTTCACAAGATGATGATGGTCAAGTTCTTCCTATCAGTGGCCTTTGGAATACTGCTATGGCACATCCTAATGATCCTGAATTCATCGAGTTAGGGATTTTTGAGTGTATGTCTGCTCTAATATGGAAGGGTCTCAAGAACCGCCGCTGGCTTTCTCATGACCAAAATATATACATTCCTTATTATGCAGCACACATTATTGGATCCTACACCATGAACATGGAAGAGTTTGCGGAAAGTGCAGTGCATGCTGGTGTAATTCCTCCCTTAGTTGAGCTTTTGAGAGGGAGGTTGACTTGGGTTGAACAAAGAGTGGCAGTGCGAGCTTTAGGACACTTGGCTACATATACGAGCACTTTTCCTTCTGTAGCAAGTCACGGAGAAATTCTTGAGGTCGCCATTCAGCTAGCAATGAGTTCACTGGAAATAGTTTACTCTCACTTCTATCAGTATGTTGATAGAAGGTTAAGTTATCACTGCGATCTGCTTACTCGTGGCATGGGTGGTGTTGAAATGGAGTCAAGAAAAGCTGAAGAATGGGCTAGTCAGCTTCAATGTTGGTCCCTTCAACTCATTAATTGCTTTGCATTCAAACCTGAGTTTCTTCCCACCATATGCAAacctgaatttcttgtaaaactACCGGGAATGTGGGGTGGACTTGTTAATGAAAACTCACCTGCTGGTATTGGTTTGTTAAGAACCATCTGTCATCATAAGATTGGTAGGGGATCTGTTGCCAGCTGTCCTGGCATTATCGAAGCGTTGGTTAATATTGCTTGCTCGTCTGATGATTGGCAGTATATGGCAATTGATTGTCTTCTTTGGTTGCTTCAAGATCCAAGCACATGTCATAAG GTGATCGATAAGGCAGTACCTGCTCTTGTAGACCTTGCAGAGATTACGACTCTTGGTGATCACAAAAAGCTTGGAGATACCATTGTTAATGTTCTTCAGGAATGTCTTCAATCCCAAGGGACGGGACGGAGCTCTGTCAGCAACCGGACAAAAGAGCTAATTGAAGAACTATTGAGTTCAAGGCAGAGATTGAAGTGGGAAAAGAATATACCGAAGGAGGATCTCCACATTAAACAGGCTGCTGCTTTAGTGGTCAAGCTTGAAGGAAACTCTCTTTTCTCATCAGGCAATATAGCTGGAGCCGCATCGAAGTACTCAGAAGCATTATCGTTATGTCCGATGAGATCCAAGAAAGAGCGAGTTGTTCTCTACAGTAATCGAGCTCAGTGTCATCTTTTATTGCAGCAACCCTTGGCTGCCATAAGTGATGCTACACGTGCATTATGTCTTCATAACCCATTGAACTGTCATGCCAAAAGCCTATGGAGAAGAGCTCAGGCTTATGACATGCTTGGTTTAGCTAAAGAGAGTTTGCTAGATGCCATTCTCTTCATAAATGAATGCTCGCAATCAAACGACCCCGATCTCTCGTTGAGGCAAAATAAGGTTCCTGATTATGCGGAACGATTAGTCAAGAAGCAGATGCGTGCAGCTTGGTTATTTAGAGAGGCAGCTATCAAACTCGGGGGTGTGCACTGTGAGGGTGATGCAGGTGACATGTATGGCCAAGATACCGATGACTCCGAGTGGGAAACAGCTAGCGAAAGTGATATAGGAAATGATGGAAGGGATGAAATGGGTGATGAGGACGACGATGATAGTGAATGGAAGAATGAAGATGAAAGGAAAGCTAAATTCAAGAAACCATCAATGAAAG ACATAAAGCATGGATTCAACGTACAAGTCACCGAAGATGAACCGTGA